The following proteins are co-located in the Microbacterium sp. SORGH_AS_0888 genome:
- a CDS encoding glycoside hydrolase family 13 protein: MSADLDWWRTAVVYEVYPRSLRDADGDGVGDLEGVRQALPYLHSLGVDALWFTPWYVSPFADGGYDVADYRAIDPRLGSLADAERLIADARDHGIRTIVDIVPNHVSSAHRWFREALAAEPGSDARARFWFRAGSGPDGGEPPTHWRNNFAGPTWTRTTDREGLPGEWYLHLFDPAQPDLDWRHPDVGKEHEEILRFWFDRGVAGVRVDSAAHIMKDPSLPEDDGSHAPGAHPNLDRDEVHPVYRRWREIADGYDEPRVLVGEVWLPDAERFSRYLDREMHTAFNFDLMTRGWDAAGFRDSIDTMRVAHARVGAPCTWVLSNHDVTRPVTRYGRADTSFAFERKAWGVPTDLALGTRRARAAALLTAALPGSLYLYQGDELGLPEVEDLPRDALEDPMYLRSGGENPGRDGCRVPIPWAGEDPPFGFSHAGVRPWLPQPPAWRELSIERQSRDPDSMLSLYRRALAVRRSSADLRTGGFSWVELSSGVCAFRRGSLVSITVFDGEPVPLPSAWEIVLSSDPRIPAGCGDAAARPRPIPTDTTVWVRDPAGSIPAVPETNNMRARNGATSLRG, translated from the coding sequence GTGAGCGCCGACCTCGACTGGTGGCGGACCGCGGTGGTGTACGAGGTCTATCCCCGGAGCCTCCGGGACGCCGACGGCGACGGGGTCGGCGACCTCGAGGGCGTCCGGCAGGCGCTGCCCTATCTCCACTCCCTCGGAGTCGACGCCCTGTGGTTCACCCCCTGGTACGTCTCACCGTTCGCGGACGGCGGCTACGACGTCGCGGACTACCGCGCGATCGACCCGCGGCTGGGGAGTCTCGCCGACGCGGAGCGACTGATCGCAGACGCGCGAGACCACGGCATCCGCACGATCGTCGACATCGTCCCCAACCACGTCTCGTCGGCGCACCGGTGGTTCCGCGAGGCGCTCGCGGCAGAGCCGGGATCGGATGCACGCGCCCGATTCTGGTTCCGCGCCGGATCCGGGCCGGACGGCGGCGAACCGCCGACGCACTGGCGCAACAACTTCGCCGGTCCGACGTGGACGCGGACGACCGACCGCGAGGGCCTTCCCGGTGAGTGGTACCTGCACCTCTTCGACCCCGCGCAGCCCGATCTCGACTGGCGTCATCCCGATGTCGGCAAGGAGCACGAGGAGATCCTGCGGTTCTGGTTCGACCGCGGAGTCGCCGGCGTCCGGGTGGACTCGGCCGCGCACATCATGAAGGACCCGTCGCTTCCCGAGGACGACGGCAGCCACGCTCCCGGCGCGCACCCCAACCTCGACCGCGACGAGGTGCACCCGGTCTACCGCCGGTGGCGGGAGATCGCGGACGGATACGACGAGCCCCGCGTGCTCGTCGGCGAGGTGTGGCTCCCCGATGCCGAACGATTCTCGCGCTACCTCGATCGGGAGATGCATACGGCGTTCAACTTCGACCTCATGACCCGCGGATGGGATGCGGCCGGGTTCCGCGACTCGATCGACACCATGCGCGTGGCGCACGCACGCGTCGGCGCCCCCTGCACCTGGGTGCTGTCGAATCACGACGTCACGCGCCCAGTGACGCGGTACGGACGCGCCGACACCTCGTTCGCGTTCGAGCGGAAGGCCTGGGGCGTTCCCACCGACCTTGCGCTGGGCACCCGGCGCGCCCGGGCTGCCGCGCTCCTCACGGCCGCCCTGCCGGGCTCGCTGTACCTGTATCAGGGCGACGAGCTGGGCCTGCCCGAGGTCGAAGACCTCCCGCGGGATGCGCTCGAGGACCCGATGTATCTGCGATCGGGCGGGGAGAACCCCGGACGGGACGGATGCCGCGTGCCGATCCCGTGGGCGGGCGAGGACCCGCCCTTCGGGTTCTCGCACGCGGGGGTGCGGCCGTGGCTGCCTCAGCCGCCGGCGTGGCGGGAGCTCTCGATCGAGCGGCAGAGTCGCGACCCCGACTCGATGCTGTCGCTGTACCGGCGAGCGCTGGCCGTGCGCCGGTCCTCGGCCGATCTGCGGACCGGCGGCTTCTCGTGGGTCGAGCTGTCGTCGGGGGTCTGCGCCTTCCGGCGCGGATCGCTCGTGAGCATCACGGTCTTCGACGGCGAGCCGGTGCCGCTGCCATCGGCCTGGGAGATCGTGCTCTCCAGCGATCCGCGCATCCCCGCAGGATGCGGAGACGCGGCCGCGAGACCCCGTCCGATCCCGACCGACACGACCGTGTGGGTCCGCGACCCCGCCGGCTCTATCCCCGCCGTTCCCGAAACGAACAACATGCGTGCGAGGAACGGCGCGACATCTCTCCGTGGCTGA
- a CDS encoding ImmA/IrrE family metallo-endopeptidase, whose protein sequence is MSSATMTPQRAAQETLRAYHHGGAPRLPVDPVAVARSLGVNVYEVVLPNTTSGMIAKVSDVAGTDILVNSEHAPKRQRFTVAHELGHYIAILNDPDRVSNPFLHKRDSLSSCGTDTEEIFANRFAAELLMPEDEVRRAARVGASVYQLAAQFDVSVDAMNFRLVNLGLARG, encoded by the coding sequence GTGTCTAGCGCAACGATGACCCCACAGCGCGCGGCGCAAGAGACGCTTCGCGCTTACCACCATGGCGGAGCGCCGAGGCTTCCCGTCGATCCTGTTGCTGTAGCTCGTTCACTGGGTGTGAATGTCTACGAGGTTGTTTTGCCGAACACGACGTCGGGCATGATCGCAAAGGTAAGCGATGTTGCTGGAACCGATATCTTGGTGAATAGCGAACATGCGCCTAAGCGTCAGCGGTTTACTGTCGCCCATGAGCTGGGCCACTACATCGCAATTCTGAATGATCCTGATCGCGTTTCCAATCCTTTCCTTCACAAGAGAGACTCACTTTCTTCATGTGGAACGGACACCGAAGAGATCTTTGCAAACAGGTTCGCTGCCGAACTCCTGATGCCCGAAGATGAGGTTCGGCGCGCAGCGCGTGTCGGTGCGAGCGTGTACCAGCTTGCCGCGCAGTTTGACGTGTCCGTCGACGCGATGAACTTTCGTCTTGTGAATCTGGGCCTTGCGCGAGGTTGA